The proteins below are encoded in one region of Aequorivita iocasae:
- a CDS encoding lecithin retinol acyltransferase family protein, which translates to MINTLYNLSGLSPGDVIIAKKRTGFGRILNHYIVYVGDNRFIGNLIDGVKELHHHELMRLLQDYEPIGVRPFNGTIFQRQLAIHRAYSKLGNRYSLLNFNCEHFANWVQFGKAESSQVTTGFLILAGAIALKVMARDE; encoded by the coding sequence ATGATAAATACATTATATAATCTCTCTGGTCTTTCGCCAGGGGATGTAATTATTGCTAAAAAACGTACTGGATTCGGTAGAATTCTTAATCATTACATAGTGTATGTTGGAGATAACCGATTTATTGGTAATCTTATTGATGGAGTAAAAGAATTGCATCATCACGAATTAATGAGATTACTACAAGATTATGAACCAATAGGCGTTAGGCCGTTCAATGGAACAATATTTCAACGGCAATTAGCAATTCATAGGGCTTATTCTAAATTAGGTAACAGGTACAGTTTGTTAAATTTTAACTGTGAACACTTTGCAAATTGGGTTCAGTTCGGTAAAGCAGAAAGTAGTCAAGTGACGACCGGTTTTCTTATTCTGGCAGGTGCAATTGCCTTAAAAGTGATGGCAAGGGATGAGTAG
- a CDS encoding sigma-70 family RNA polymerase sigma factor: MSDWTILKDEETLQLTELYQDKGNPDSLRENAFHALCHRFKKDVLNKCEITSKRFGHDITVAELVATATFSSYAKKGDFQINKARKKNVDDAFKNYLYKIARNEFTNYYRQQQRKINNPYDGSEEIVTELPNLKGVQLNMEQAIIIKAIESLTPAQRTVYLTYTKYEKLGFNLPKKLREELRAHLGGIEQSTIRTYKKEALEKIKSYKEVMKLTQELSDGKV; encoded by the coding sequence ATGTCTGACTGGACTATACTTAAAGATGAAGAAACCCTACAATTGACTGAACTTTATCAGGATAAAGGTAATCCCGATTCTTTACGGGAAAACGCATTTCACGCTTTATGTCATAGATTTAAGAAAGATGTGTTGAACAAATGCGAAATCACTTCTAAAAGATTTGGTCACGACATTACGGTCGCTGAATTAGTTGCCACCGCTACATTCTCTTCATATGCAAAAAAGGGGGACTTCCAAATAAATAAGGCAAGGAAAAAAAATGTGGATGATGCTTTTAAAAATTATTTATATAAAATTGCGAGAAATGAGTTTACAAACTATTATCGTCAACAGCAACGGAAAATTAACAATCCTTATGACGGGTCAGAAGAAATTGTAACTGAATTGCCTAATCTAAAGGGTGTGCAACTCAATATGGAACAGGCTATTATCATCAAAGCAATAGAATCACTAACCCCAGCCCAAAGAACTGTTTATTTAACTTACACCAAGTATGAGAAGTTAGGATTTAATCTTCCTAAAAAACTTCGTGAAGAACTCCGCGCTCATTTAGGTGGAATTGAACAATCCACTATTCGTACTTATAAAAAGGAAGCGCTTGAAAAGATTAAAAGTTATAAGGAAGTAATGAAATTAACTCAAGAATTATCTGATGGAAAAGTCTAA